The Blattabacterium sp. (Cryptocercus kyebangensis) region GAAAGGAATAGGATTTATTTTTGTTAGGGAAAAATTAATAAAAAAAATAAAATCATTAATTACAGGGGGAAATCAAGAATATGGAATTCGTTCAGGAACAGAAAATGTTTATGGAATTCTTGGTTTATCGGAAGCCTTACATTTATCTTATTGTAATTTTATGAATCATATAGAAAAAATTAGAAATTTAAAATCTTATTGTATTTCAGAATTGAAAAAAATAATTCCTAATATTATTTTTAATGGTTTATCAGATTCTTTTGATAAAAGTATTCCTACTATATTGAATTTTTTTTATCCAAAAAAAGATCATTTATTGTATTTTCATTTAGATTTAATGGGTATTGCTATTTCTAAGGGAAGTTCTTGTAGTTCTAGAACATTAAAAAATGTATCTCATGTTATTCAATCGATTTCAAATAAATATTTATTAAAGAATATGACTCCTGTAAGGATTTCTTTTGGAATTTTTAATGAAAAAAAAGATATTGATTTATTAATCGAAGCTTTTAAAAATATAGAAAAAAAATTTTTTCTTAAAAAAAGGTAAAAAAGAAATATCTTTGCTTTAATGTATTTTCCCTATTTATTCAGTGAATCAGTATAATTTTATTCAATCCTCTATTGGTAAAAAGGTAGTTATGGCTACTACTGGAATATTTCTTATGTCTTTTCTTTTGATTCATTTAAGTGTAAATTTCTTTCTTTTTTACGGAGAAGAAGCATTTAATAATGCTGTTTTTTTTATGAGAAAAAATATTTTTATACGAATATTAGAATATGTTCTTGCATTTGGTTTCATTATCCATATTTTATTTGGAATAAAAATACATTTGGAAAATGAAAAATCAAAAGGTAAAGTAGATTTTTTCGTAAAAAAATCTATTACTACATTTAGTAGTAGAACAATGATTTATACTGGATTTCTCATATTATGTTTTTTAATTTTGCATTTAATGAATTTTACGATTCCCATGAAATATAATAGCAATACTTCGGATTATATTATGGTAATTACCTTATTTAAAAATCCACTATATACATTCATATATGTTTTCTCCTTTTTAGTTTTAGGTATTCATTTAAATCATGGATTTCAATCTTCTTTTCAATCATTAGGTTTGTATAAAAAAAAGAAATTTTTTTGGATAAAGAAGTTAGGATTTTTTTATTTTTGGTTTGTTTGTTCGGGTTTCTCTATTATCGCTATTTGGTTTTTTTTTCAATAGTAATTAATAATTTTCAATGATCATTAAAAATTATTTGAAAATAGATTCAAAAATACCGATTGGTCCATTAAATCATAAATGGATTAATCACAAATCTTCTTTAAAATTAGTTTCACCTAATAATCGATCTAATATAGAGATTATTGTTGTTGGAACAGGTCTTTCTGGGGGATCTGCCTCGGCAACTTTAGCTGAATTAGGATATAAAGTAAAAGTTTTTTGTTATCAAGATTCTCCTAGAAGAGCACACTCTGTTGCTGCTCAAGGAGGTATTAATGCTTCTAAAAATTATAAAGGAGATAATGATTCTGTCTATCAACTTTTTTATGATACTATTAAAGGAGGAGATTACAGATCCCGTGAAGCGAATGTTTATCGTTTAGCGGAAATATCTTCCAATATCATTGATCAATGTGTAGCTCAAGGAGTTCCATTTGCTAGGGATTATGCTGGTTATCTTGAAAATAGATCTTTTGGTGGAACAAAAGTCTCTAGAACTTTTTATGCTAAAGGACAAACAGGACAACAACTTTTACTAGCTTGTTATTCAGCTATGTCTAGACAAATAGGAAAAGGTAGAATAAAAATGTATAACCGTTATGAAATGCTGGAATTAGTAGTAATTGATGGTATAGCTAGAGGAATTATTGCTAGAAATTTGGTATCTGGAAAAATTGAACGTTATGCAGCTCATGCAGTTATAATTGCATCAGGAGGTTATGGAAATGTATTTTTTTTATCCACTAATGCAATGGGATCTAATTCCAGTGCAATATGGAAAGTTCATAAAAAAGGTGGATTTTTTGCAAATCCTTGTTTTACTCAAATACATCCAACTTGCATTCCATCACATGGGGATTATCAATCTAAATTAACATTAATGTCCGAATCTTTGAGAAATGACGGACGTATATGGGTCCCTAAAAATATAGAAGATTCTATATCTATACGAAATGGAGAAAAAAATCCTGAAAATATTGTAGAAGAAGAAAGGGATTATTATCTAGAAAGGCGTTATCCATCATTTGGAAATCTTGTACCAAGAGATGTAGCATCTCGTGCAGCTAAAGAACGTTGTGATAAAGGATTTGGAATAGAAAATAATGAAAATAGAGAAGGTGTTTTTTTGGATTTTTCTTCTTCTATAGAACGATATGGAATAGAAAAAGCAAACGAACTTGGAATAAAAAATCCTAGTTTCATGGACATTAAAAGATTTGGAGAAGAAGCTCTAGAATCTAAATATGGAAATTTATTTCATATGTATGAAAAAATAACAGATAAAAATCCTTATAAAAATCCCATGAAAATATATCCAGCTGTTCATTACACAATGGGGGGGTTATGGGTGGATTATAATTTAATGTCATCTATACCTGGTTGTTATGTTATAGGAGAGGCTAATTTTTCTGATCATGGATCTAATCGTCTTGGAGCATCCGCTTTAATGCAAGGTCTGGCTGATGGTTATTTTATTTTACCATATACTATATCTGATTATTTATCTATATATATACATAATAAAAAAGAGATATCTACAAAGCATGTAGAATTTGATAAATCAGAAAAAAAGGTAAAAAATAGAATTCTACAATTAATTTCTAATAATGGAGATTTATCTGTTGATTTTTTTCATAGGAAACTTGGAAATATTATGTGGAAATATGTTGGTATGAGTAGAAATCATAGTGGGTTATCTAAAGCTATAAAAAAAATACAAGAACTTCGTGGTGAATTTTGGAGAAATATTTTCGTTCCTGGAAATATTGAAGATGGATTTAATTCAGAATTAGAAAAAGCGGAACGTGTAGCCGATTTTTTAGAATTAGGAGAATTAATAGCAATGGATGCTCTCTATAGAAAAGAGTCTTGTGGTAGTCATTTTCGTATAGAAAATCAAACAAAGGAGGGGGAATCAATTCGTGATGATCTTCATTATAAACATGTTTCTATATGGAAATATCAAGAAAATAAATCGATTTCCGAAGAAATTATGTATAAAGAAAACTTAACTTTTAGTTTTGTGAAATTGCAATCACGTTCTTATAAATAAAAAATTTTATGAAAGAATTACTAAATTTTATATTAAAAATATGGAGACAAAAAAATAATAAAGAAAAGGGAAAATTTGAAACTTATAGAATTTATGATATATCTCCTGATAGTTCCTTTTTAGAGATGTTAGACCTATTAAATAATAAAATTTTATATAAAAAGGAGGGAAGTCCTATTTCTTTTGATCATGATTGTCGTGAAGGTATTTGTGGAATGTGTTCTTTGTATATAAATGGCCGTTCTCATGGTCCAGAAAGCTTGATTACAACTTGTCAACTGCATATGCGGCATTTTAATAATGGAGAGACTATATATATTGAACCATGGAGAGCTAAATCGTTTCCTATAATTAAGGATCTTGTTGTAGATAGATCTTCTTTTGATAGAATCATTGTATCAGGGGGTTACATTTCTGTAAATACGTTTGGAAGAACTATAGATGGAAACCTGATCCCTATTCCAAAAGAAGATGCAGATAAAGCTTTTGACGCAGGAACATGTATTGGTTGCGGAGCATGTGTTTCTTCATGTAAAAATAGATCTGCAATGCTGTTTGTTTCAGCAAAAATTTCACAATTTTCTTTATTACCTCAAGGAAAAATAGAAAGAAAAAAACGTGTATTAAATATGGTCAAAAAAATGGATGAAGAAGGATTTGGGAATTGTACTAATACTAAGGCGTGTGAAATTGATTGTCCAAAGGGTATTTCCACAGAGAATATTTCTTTTATGAATAAGGAATATATTCAATCTTTTATTTGATTTTAATTTTATATGGAATATTTAGATTTTGAAAAACCTATACAAGAAATTCAGGACCAGTATATTAATTGTATTATTATAGAAAGAAAAAGTGGGGTGGATATGAAAGGCGTTTGTAATCAATTACAATCTAAATTAGAAAAAACTATAAAGAGATTGTACAGTAAATTAACTCCTTGGCAGAGAGTACAATTATCTAGACATCCGAATAGACCTTATACATTGGATTATATATTATCTATTACAAAGAATGAGCCTTTTATTGAATTACATGGTGATCGTCATTTTGGAGATGATAAAGCTATGATAGGTGGATTTGGTAAGATAGAGGGTATAACTTTTATGTTTATAGGCACTCAAAAAGGAAAAAACACTAAAGATAGACAATATAGAAGGTTTGGGATGCCTAATCCAGAAGGATATAGAAAAGCATTACGTCTTATGAAATTAGCAGAAAAATTTCGTAAACCTATTGTTATCTTTATAGATACACCAGGAGCTTTTCCTGGAATAGAAGCAGAACAAAGAGGTCAAGGAGAAGCTATTGGAAAGAATATTTATGAAATGATGGGTCTAAAAGTACCTATAATTATCCTAATTATAGGAGAAGGGGCTAGTGGTGGAGCTTTAGGAATTGGAATAGGAGATAAAGTATCTATGATGGAAAATTCTTGGTATTCCGTAATTTCTCCTGAAAGTTGTTCTACAATACTTTGGGGAAATTGGAAAGAAAAAGAAAAATCAGCAGAGGCATTGAAATTAACGGCAGAAGATATGAAAAAATTAAATCTTATAGATGATGTTATTAAAGAACCTTTAGGAGGTGCACACTTTAATCCAGAACAGGCATATAAAATTGTTAAAAAGAAAATAATAAAATACTATAAAGAATTATCTTCTATTGATATAGAAACACTTATTATTGATAGGAAAAATAAGTATATTGCTATAGGTTATTTTAATGATTAGAAAGTTATTTTATAGCCCATTTTTCTCTTTTATTTCTTTTCAAATCATTATATAGAAAAATCGTATAACCTTTTTTACCATCATGAAAAAAATGAATTCTCTAATCCAAGAGGAAGATAAAAAGTTTCGTTATGATTTCATTAAAAATGGAAAAATTCCTCCTCAAGCTTTGGATTTAGAAGAGGCTATAATAGGATCTATTATGATAGATAAAAAAGGTTTAGATGAAATTATTGATATCCTATTTCCTGAAGTTTTTTATAAAAAAGAACATCAAGAAATATTTCGTTCTATACAAAAGTTATACCATAATTCTAAACCTATAGATATTTATACAGTTTCTAATCAGCTTAGAGAAGATAGAAATCTTGAATTCGTTGGAAACGAATCTTATCTTATAGAATTAACACAAAAAGTTATTTCTTCTGCACATATAGAATATCATAGTCGTATTGTACAACAAAAATTTATTCTAAGAAGATTAATCCGCATTTCTTCAGATATTATAGAAAATTGTTATGATGATAGTACGGATGTTTTTGAACTTTTGGATAAAGCAGAATCAAAATTATTTGAAATAAATCAAAAATATTTAAGAGAAAAAAAATATGAGAATACTCAGATTCTTATAATGAAGGCAATTGATAAGATAAAGAAAGTTGAAAGTAATAAAGAAGGCTTGAGTGGAATTTCTTCTGGTTTTTATAAAATGGATCAAATTACTTCTGGATGGCAAAATTCAGATTTAATTATACTTGCTTCTAGACCTGGAATGGGGAAAACTTCTTTTATGTTATCTATGGTTAGAAATATTGTTATAAAACAAGAAATTCCTGTTGTCATTTTTTCATTAGAAATGTCTTCTATTCAATTAATCACAAGATTAATTTCATCAGAAACTGGTATTTCTTCAGAAAAAATTAAGAAAGCTTGTCTATCTAATTTAGATTGGAAATGTCTTTTCCACAAGACTAAAAAATTAAAAAAATCTCCCCTTTTTATAGATGATACTCCTTCTTTATCGGTATTTAGTTTACGTACTAAATGTCGTCGTTTAATATCTCAGCATGGAATAAAATTAGTAATGATAGATTATATGCAATTAATGGGAATTAGTGATTCTGGTTCTAAATTAAGAAATAGAGAACAAGAAATATCTATAATTTCTCGTAATTTAAAATCTATAGCTAAGGAATTAGATATTCCTATCATTGCTTTATCACAGTTATCTAGGGCAGTAGAAACAAGAGGTGGAAGTAAACGTCCATTATTATCTGATTTGCGTGAGTCAGGAGCTATTGAACAAGATGCAGATATTGTTTTATTTATTTATAGACCTGAATATTATGGATTTAATACTTGGGACTCTGATGAAAAGGATTCTTGTATTGGTCAAGCAGAAATAATCATTGCTAAACATAGAAATGGAGGATTGAACAAGTTTCGTTTGAAATTTATAAGTGATCAAGTAAAATTTATAGATTTTGAAGAAAAGGGAATATCCTCTTCTTTAGTTTGGGAAGAAGATTATAAAAAACTTGATAAAGAAAGTTTTTTTATTGAAACTATTAATGAAAACAACGATTTTTTTTCAGAAGAATATTCTCAAGATGAGAATGATTTGAATTATCATAAGAATTATCTAAAAGATGAAGATAGTTTTTCTTTTTAAAAGAATACTAGAATTTATTATTCATTGAATTTTGAATGGTTTTTTTCCAAAAAAACAATTTGGAAAGATTGCAGAAAAAGTAGAATATTACGGACAATAGTTTTAGTTACACAAACTACAATAGCGTTTGGTATAATTGTATCCATTATAACTTTTTCTATAGGATTTGGATTTAAAGAAGTTATAAAAAAAAAATTATTAAATATTCAAGGACAAATTATTGTTACGAATTTAAAGATAGGAAATTCTATTATTAGAAATAAATCTTTTTTAAAAGATTTATTTCTTTTTAATTTTGTTCGTCGTATTAATCCTTTTTCTGAAAAAGATGTAATTATTTGTGACTATAAATATCAAAATGTTGATAAATTTATATTCAAAGGGATATCTAAAGATTATAATCCTATTTTTTTTAAAAATTTTTTGGTTATAGGTTCTTTGGGAAAAGTAAAGAAAAATTTATTTTCTAATTATGGAATTCTTATATCTAAAAAAGTATCTATTTCTTTAGGATTAAATATTGGATCATCTATTATCATAAACTTTTTTTTTTCTAAAAATGGAAATCCTTTTTTTGTTTCTAAAAAATTTTATGTTTGTGGTTTATATGATACGAGTATTCCAGAATTTGATGATGTTTATCTCATTGGAGATATCAAACATATACAGTCATTTATGAATAGTAGTGTTAATAATAATGGTTGGGATGAAGATTTTTTAGAAGGAGTTGAAATTTTTGTATCTTATATAAATTTTAATAAAATAAAATCTATTAAAAAAAAAATTGATCAAAAATATTCTGATAATTTTTTAGTAAAAACTATTTATGATCAATCTTATGAAAAAATTATAGAATGGATAAAAATTTTTGATATTAATATTTTTGTTATTAGTATGATCGTGATTATAACTGTTTTATTCAATGTGATTGTATTCTTTTTAATACTTATTCTAGAAAGAATTAAAACTATAGGGATTTTAAAAACTTTAGGTGCTAGAAATAAAGTTATACATAAAATATTTTTATATTACATTATACAAATTTTAGGTCCTCCATTGGTAATAGGGAATAGCATAGGGATTTCTTTTTTGATTTTTCAAAATAAATTTAGGTTTTTATCTTTAAATAAAATGAAATATTATGTTGAGTATGTTCCTGTTCATTTTAATATAAATCATATTTTACTTATTAATTTATCTATTTTATTGATATGTTTTTCTACCGTATTTTTTTCTTCTTGGTTTATTATTAAGAAAATTCCCCCTATTAGATCTATAGAGTTTGAGTAAATATTGTATTTTTACAAAAAAAATTCAATTAATTTTTGATACTCGTAAAATCTTCATCTGGAATAAGAGGAACATTGGGAGGAAAAGTAGGGAAAGGATTTTCTCCTATAGAAATCATTAAATTTTCTGCAGGATATGTTTCCTGGATGAAAAAAAAATATAAGAATAAAAATAAGTACCTAATAGTATTAGGTAGAGATGGTCGTACCACTTCTTCTATATTTCAACAATTTTTAGTGATTACTTTTCAAAGTCTTGGGGTAAATGTTATTGATATTGGATTATCTACAACTCCTACTGTTGGTATTGCTGTTATAAATGAAAAAGCAGATGGAGGAGTTATGTTAACTGCAAGTCATAACCCAAAAAATTGGAATGGATTAAAAATGTTTAATTCTCAAGGAGAATTTTTATCTGAAAAAGATCTTGAAAGATTATTTTATATAGCAGAAAAAGAATATTTTAGTTTTGCCTCTTTTGATCAATTAGGTTTTTATTTATATAGAAAAAATTATATCCAAAAACATATAGAGATCATCCTCTCTTTACCATTAGTAGATAAAGAGATAATTAAAAAATCTAGATTTAAAATAGTAGTAGATGGAATTAATTCTACAGGAGGGATAGCTGTCCCGATTCTTTTAGAAGAGTATTTTGGAGCTAAAGTAATTAAAATGCATTGTATTCCTCATGGAGATTTTATTCATAATCCTGAACCTATTGAAAAAAATTTAAAATCAGTTTGTAAAATGGTTTCAGAAGGAAAAGCTGATTTAGGAATATCTGTTGATCCGGATGTAGATAGAGTTGTATTTATTTGTGAAAATGGAGATTTTTTTGGGGAGGAATATACTTTAGTATCTATTTCGGATTACATATTAGAGAATAAAATAGGATCTGTAGTTTCTACTTTTTCCTCTTCTCAGGCATTAAAAGATTTATCTATAAATAAAGGAGTTTCTTATTATGCTACTTCTGTTGGCGAAGTACATGTTGTTAAAAAAATGAAAGAAGTTAAAGCTGTTATTGGGGGAGAAGGAAATGGAGGAATCATTTATCCAGATTTACGTTATGGAAGAGATGCATTAGTAGGTATCGCTTTATTTTTAACTTATATAGCAAAACTTTCTAAAATACCGTTAACCGAATTAAAAAAAAGGTATTCTAATTATTTTATGTCCAAAAAAAAAATTCGATTATCTCCCAATCAAAAAATTGTAAAAATATTAGAAAGAATAAAAAAAATATATAAAGGAAAAAAAATGGATTTAAAAGATGGAATTAAAATTTATTTTCTAAATAATGAATGGATTCATATAAGGAAATCTAATACTGAAAATATTATTCGAATACATATAGAAAGTCCTTCAAAAAAAAGAGTAAATTTTTTAGAAAAAAAAATTCTATATGAAGTAAAAAAAAATTATGATTAATTTAAAAAATATATGTCAAATAATTTTGTAGAAAATATAGAAGAGAAATGGATAAAAAAAAATGATTTACCTTTGTTTAGTTCTGGAGATACTATCACTGTTTTTTTTGAGATTAAAGAAGGAGAAAAAAAAAGAGTTCAATCCTTTAAAGGAGTTGTTATCAAAAAACAAGGAAAAGGATTGACGAAAACCTTTACGGTTCGTAAGATGAGTGGAGAGATAGGAATTGAACGTATATTTATTTTTAATCAACCAAGTATACAAAAAATAGAAGTCAATAAAAAAGGAAAAGTACGTAGATCTAAAATCTATTATTTTAGATCTCTTAGAGGTAAAAAAGCTAGAGTTTAGTAAATGAAAAGAAAAAGCGAAAAAGAGAATCATATTTTAATTTATGATTCTCTCTTTCGCTTTTTATCATTCTCACTATTTATTTTTTATTTTTTATCGTTTTCCTCTGTATTTACCTTATCTTTTTCTTTATTATTATTGTTGTTAGTTGAAGTAGATTCCTCATTTTTGGAGGATTCCTCTTCATTAGGTGGTGTAGAAGGAGGAGTTGTAGTCGTATTTGTTTGATTTTCATTGTTAGTATTAGCTGTTTTTTCCTCTTCTGTTGGAGTAGGATTATCGTTCTTAGACTTGTTATTACAACTACTTGTAAATAAAAATATAGCTAAAAAAATTGTGGTAATGGTAATTCTTAATTTTTTCATCATAATCAATAGTATTTCAGTTATAACATATTCTGGACAAATTTATATAAAAATTTGGAATGAAAAAATATATCATTATTTGTATTTTTTTTATAAAAATGAATAATTGAATATAAAAATTCATCATATTATTTCTTTTTTTATT contains the following coding sequences:
- a CDS encoding succinate dehydrogenase cytochrome b subunit is translated as MNQYNFIQSSIGKKVVMATTGIFLMSFLLIHLSVNFFLFYGEEAFNNAVFFMRKNIFIRILEYVLAFGFIIHILFGIKIHLENEKSKGKVDFFVKKSITTFSSRTMIYTGFLILCFLILHLMNFTIPMKYNSNTSDYIMVITLFKNPLYTFIYVFSFLVLGIHLNHGFQSSFQSLGLYKKKKFFWIKKLGFFYFWFVCSGFSIIAIWFFFQ
- a CDS encoding fumarate reductase/succinate dehydrogenase flavoprotein subunit; this translates as MIIKNYLKIDSKIPIGPLNHKWINHKSSLKLVSPNNRSNIEIIVVGTGLSGGSASATLAELGYKVKVFCYQDSPRRAHSVAAQGGINASKNYKGDNDSVYQLFYDTIKGGDYRSREANVYRLAEISSNIIDQCVAQGVPFARDYAGYLENRSFGGTKVSRTFYAKGQTGQQLLLACYSAMSRQIGKGRIKMYNRYEMLELVVIDGIARGIIARNLVSGKIERYAAHAVIIASGGYGNVFFLSTNAMGSNSSAIWKVHKKGGFFANPCFTQIHPTCIPSHGDYQSKLTLMSESLRNDGRIWVPKNIEDSISIRNGEKNPENIVEEERDYYLERRYPSFGNLVPRDVASRAAKERCDKGFGIENNENREGVFLDFSSSIERYGIEKANELGIKNPSFMDIKRFGEEALESKYGNLFHMYEKITDKNPYKNPMKIYPAVHYTMGGLWVDYNLMSSIPGCYVIGEANFSDHGSNRLGASALMQGLADGYFILPYTISDYLSIYIHNKKEISTKHVEFDKSEKKVKNRILQLISNNGDLSVDFFHRKLGNIMWKYVGMSRNHSGLSKAIKKIQELRGEFWRNIFVPGNIEDGFNSELEKAERVADFLELGELIAMDALYRKESCGSHFRIENQTKEGESIRDDLHYKHVSIWKYQENKSISEEIMYKENLTFSFVKLQSRSYK
- a CDS encoding succinate dehydrogenase/fumarate reductase iron-sulfur subunit, producing the protein MKELLNFILKIWRQKNNKEKGKFETYRIYDISPDSSFLEMLDLLNNKILYKKEGSPISFDHDCREGICGMCSLYINGRSHGPESLITTCQLHMRHFNNGETIYIEPWRAKSFPIIKDLVVDRSSFDRIIVSGGYISVNTFGRTIDGNLIPIPKEDADKAFDAGTCIGCGACVSSCKNRSAMLFVSAKISQFSLLPQGKIERKKRVLNMVKKMDEEGFGNCTNTKACEIDCPKGISTENISFMNKEYIQSFI
- a CDS encoding acetyl-CoA carboxylase carboxyltransferase subunit alpha — its product is MEYLDFEKPIQEIQDQYINCIIIERKSGVDMKGVCNQLQSKLEKTIKRLYSKLTPWQRVQLSRHPNRPYTLDYILSITKNEPFIELHGDRHFGDDKAMIGGFGKIEGITFMFIGTQKGKNTKDRQYRRFGMPNPEGYRKALRLMKLAEKFRKPIVIFIDTPGAFPGIEAEQRGQGEAIGKNIYEMMGLKVPIIILIIGEGASGGALGIGIGDKVSMMENSWYSVISPESCSTILWGNWKEKEKSAEALKLTAEDMKKLNLIDDVIKEPLGGAHFNPEQAYKIVKKKIIKYYKELSSIDIETLIIDRKNKYIAIGYFND
- the dnaB gene encoding replicative DNA helicase, with product MKKMNSLIQEEDKKFRYDFIKNGKIPPQALDLEEAIIGSIMIDKKGLDEIIDILFPEVFYKKEHQEIFRSIQKLYHNSKPIDIYTVSNQLREDRNLEFVGNESYLIELTQKVISSAHIEYHSRIVQQKFILRRLIRISSDIIENCYDDSTDVFELLDKAESKLFEINQKYLREKKYENTQILIMKAIDKIKKVESNKEGLSGISSGFYKMDQITSGWQNSDLIILASRPGMGKTSFMLSMVRNIVIKQEIPVVIFSLEMSSIQLITRLISSETGISSEKIKKACLSNLDWKCLFHKTKKLKKSPLFIDDTPSLSVFSLRTKCRRLISQHGIKLVMIDYMQLMGISDSGSKLRNREQEISIISRNLKSIAKELDIPIIALSQLSRAVETRGGSKRPLLSDLRESGAIEQDADIVLFIYRPEYYGFNTWDSDEKDSCIGQAEIIIAKHRNGGLNKFRLKFISDQVKFIDFEEKGISSSLVWEEDYKKLDKESFFIETINENNDFFSEEYSQDENDLNYHKNYLKDEDSFSF
- a CDS encoding ABC transporter permease; its protein translation is MNFEWFFSKKTIWKDCRKSRILRTIVLVTQTTIAFGIIVSIITFSIGFGFKEVIKKKLLNIQGQIIVTNLKIGNSIIRNKSFLKDLFLFNFVRRINPFSEKDVIICDYKYQNVDKFIFKGISKDYNPIFFKNFLVIGSLGKVKKNLFSNYGILISKKVSISLGLNIGSSIIINFFFSKNGNPFFVSKKFYVCGLYDTSIPEFDDVYLIGDIKHIQSFMNSSVNNNGWDEDFLEGVEIFVSYINFNKIKSIKKKIDQKYSDNFLVKTIYDQSYEKIIEWIKIFDINIFVISMIVIITVLFNVIVFFLILILERIKTIGILKTLGARNKVIHKIFLYYIIQILGPPLVIGNSIGISFLIFQNKFRFLSLNKMKYYVEYVPVHFNINHILLINLSILLICFSTVFFSSWFIIKKIPPIRSIEFE
- the glmM gene encoding phosphoglucosamine mutase; this translates as MILVKSSSGIRGTLGGKVGKGFSPIEIIKFSAGYVSWMKKKYKNKNKYLIVLGRDGRTTSSIFQQFLVITFQSLGVNVIDIGLSTTPTVGIAVINEKADGGVMLTASHNPKNWNGLKMFNSQGEFLSEKDLERLFYIAEKEYFSFASFDQLGFYLYRKNYIQKHIEIILSLPLVDKEIIKKSRFKIVVDGINSTGGIAVPILLEEYFGAKVIKMHCIPHGDFIHNPEPIEKNLKSVCKMVSEGKADLGISVDPDVDRVVFICENGDFFGEEYTLVSISDYILENKIGSVVSTFSSSQALKDLSINKGVSYYATSVGEVHVVKKMKEVKAVIGGEGNGGIIYPDLRYGRDALVGIALFLTYIAKLSKIPLTELKKRYSNYFMSKKKIRLSPNQKIVKILERIKKIYKGKKMDLKDGIKIYFLNNEWIHIRKSNTENIIRIHIESPSKKRVNFLEKKILYEVKKNYD
- the rplS gene encoding 50S ribosomal protein L19, yielding MSNNFVENIEEKWIKKNDLPLFSSGDTITVFFEIKEGEKKRVQSFKGVVIKKQGKGLTKTFTVRKMSGEIGIERIFIFNQPSIQKIEVNKKGKVRRSKIYYFRSLRGKKARV